One genomic region from Capillibacterium thermochitinicola encodes:
- the pdxR gene encoding MocR-like pyridoxine biosynthesis transcription factor PdxR gives MFTDFKYTADRPAYLQLKEYLKEQILSGLIQAGERLPATRELASTIRLGRNTVIQAYQDLEEEGFIETVPGQGSFVSAVVVEAGTTTRIPWDQLTTPYAASAVQLDIEKSELKWERGMISFKSIAPDGNLFPTEDFKRAFLHRFALEGEKLLNYGYAQGYRPLLEYLANYLKQKGVDPEGKAILVTNGFTEGLNVVLAGICAPGDGIVTENPTHNTALKIFKLRNLKVYGIPMTPDGIDVDALAATLAAKPVKAGFLIPSYHNPTGLVMPPAKRQAVLEVFARHRVPIIEDGFNEELRYSGAHVAPLLALAGKGNNVVYIGSFSKILFPGLRLGWVVADRALIATLESIKRSMNIHTSFLDQALLYEYLQNGSFEKYLRRARKVYRQRHEAAIRLASALIPHRRIWGEGGLHIFVELAPQINARAVLAACYRRGVLFMPGDLFYTDGGGANTLRLGIGRVTEEEMAQGFKIIGEVVSMLEGEKSASI, from the coding sequence ATGTTTACCGATTTTAAGTATACGGCAGACCGGCCGGCCTATCTTCAACTCAAAGAGTACCTGAAAGAACAGATCCTGAGCGGCCTCATCCAGGCCGGAGAGCGGCTTCCCGCCACCCGGGAACTGGCTTCCACCATTCGCTTGGGCCGGAACACCGTGATCCAGGCTTACCAGGATCTGGAGGAGGAAGGTTTTATTGAAACGGTTCCGGGGCAAGGTTCTTTCGTCAGTGCCGTCGTTGTTGAGGCGGGGACAACAACCCGGATCCCCTGGGACCAGCTGACCACCCCCTACGCCGCCAGTGCGGTCCAGTTGGACATTGAAAAGTCCGAGTTGAAATGGGAACGGGGGATGATCTCTTTTAAGAGTATCGCTCCCGACGGGAACTTGTTCCCCACCGAGGATTTTAAACGGGCTTTTCTCCACCGCTTTGCCTTGGAGGGGGAGAAGCTTCTCAACTACGGTTATGCCCAAGGTTACCGGCCGCTCTTGGAGTACTTGGCCAATTATCTGAAGCAAAAAGGGGTGGACCCGGAAGGGAAAGCGATTCTGGTCACCAACGGCTTCACCGAAGGTTTAAATGTGGTTCTGGCCGGAATCTGCGCCCCGGGGGACGGGATCGTCACGGAGAACCCCACCCATAATACGGCGCTTAAGATCTTTAAACTGCGCAACCTAAAGGTTTACGGGATACCCATGACTCCGGACGGCATCGACGTGGACGCCTTGGCCGCAACCCTGGCTGCCAAACCGGTGAAAGCGGGTTTTCTGATTCCTTCCTACCACAACCCGACCGGGTTGGTGATGCCCCCGGCCAAACGCCAGGCGGTACTGGAGGTCTTTGCCCGCCACCGGGTCCCGATTATCGAGGATGGTTTTAATGAAGAACTCCGCTACTCCGGGGCCCACGTGGCGCCCCTGCTGGCGCTGGCCGGGAAGGGGAACAATGTGGTTTACATCGGCAGTTTTTCGAAGATTCTTTTTCCCGGGTTGCGCTTGGGGTGGGTGGTGGCCGACCGGGCACTCATCGCTACCCTGGAGAGCATTAAAAGGAGTATGAATATCCACACCAGTTTTTTAGACCAAGCGCTGCTCTATGAGTACCTGCAAAACGGTTCTTTCGAAAAATACTTGCGCCGGGCCCGGAAGGTTTACCGCCAGCGGCATGAAGCGGCGATCCGGCTGGCTTCGGCTTTGATTCCCCACCGGCGGATCTGGGGGGAGGGCGGACTGCATATCTTTGTCGAATTGGCGCCCCAGATCAACGCCCGTGCGGTTTTGGCCGCCTGTTACCGGCGGGGGGTCCTGTTTATGCCGGGGGATCTTTTTTATACCGACGGTGGCGGGGCCAACACCCTGCGGTTGGGGATCGGCCGGGTGACCGAAGAAGAAATGGCGCAAGGATTCAAAATTATTGGAGAGGTAGTTTCCATGTTGGAGGGGGAGAAAAGTGCGTCAATTTAA
- a CDS encoding TetR/AcrR family transcriptional regulator translates to MVRIDERSREMVPETKDRILEAALAVFGEKGYHNATMAEIAEAAAVGKGTLYWYFPSKEKLFSGMIDHGLGLLERNLMAIITDRTLSFPSLFKRIVGYYLEFAYTHRHLARIFLNSMHSLDGNGEIQDQFLQLHNRFNKLNSELIQRGRQEGFLRPDLELERVETVLAGLLSGFIGRCILIEGDHQLAEETDFMYDCFLNGLGAR, encoded by the coding sequence ATGGTAAGGATTGATGAACGTTCCCGGGAGATGGTTCCGGAGACGAAAGACCGGATTCTCGAGGCGGCGCTGGCCGTTTTTGGCGAGAAAGGTTACCATAATGCAACGATGGCGGAGATCGCGGAGGCGGCGGCGGTCGGCAAAGGAACGCTTTACTGGTATTTCCCCAGTAAAGAAAAGCTCTTTTCCGGGATGATCGACCACGGGCTCGGTCTGCTCGAGCGAAACTTGATGGCGATTATCACCGACCGGACGCTGTCCTTTCCCAGTTTGTTCAAGCGGATTGTCGGCTACTATTTGGAGTTTGCGTATACCCACCGCCACTTGGCGCGGATCTTTTTAAACAGCATGCACAGTCTGGATGGTAACGGGGAGATCCAGGACCAGTTTCTTCAGCTCCACAACCGGTTTAACAAGTTGAACAGCGAGTTAATCCAGCGGGGCCGGCAAGAAGGATTTTTACGCCCGGATCTCGAGTTGGAAAGGGTGGAGACGGTGCTGGCCGGGCTGCTTTCGGGCTTTATCGGCCGGTGTATTCTCATCGAGGGTGACCACCAGCTGGCGGAGGAGACCGATTTTATGTACGACTGTTTCCTTAACGGGCTGGGCGCCAGGTAA
- a CDS encoding pyridoxal phosphate-dependent aminotransferase: MRQFKKSSKLDHVCYDIRGPVMDEAKRLEAAGYDILKLNIGNPAPFGFDAPEAVIREVRANLHRAQGYTDSKGILPARLAIQAYCRQKGIRGVEPDDIYIGNGVSELIVSAMQGLLDDGDEILIPAPDYPLWTAAVNLAGGVAVHYLCDEQSNWYPDLKDIKRKITPRTKGIVVINPNNPTGAVYPRAILEQIVEMAAAHELIVFADEIYDRILYDGAEHIALASLSDDVVFVTMNGLSKSQRIAGYRVGWMVVSGKKAAAKGYIEGLNMLASMRLCSNVPAQYAIPAALSGENSIADLTKPGGRLYNQMEFAWRRINEIPGLSCVRPTGAFYLFPKVDVARFGISDDQQFVKDFLTAEKVLLVQGTGFNWPKPDHFRVVLLPEIATLSSALDRLEKFLSTYRQQGQVMKKVV; this comes from the coding sequence GTGCGTCAATTTAAGAAATCGAGCAAACTTGATCATGTCTGTTATGATATCCGTGGTCCGGTGATGGATGAAGCGAAGCGTTTGGAAGCGGCCGGTTATGATATTTTGAAGTTGAACATCGGCAACCCGGCGCCCTTCGGGTTCGACGCTCCGGAAGCGGTAATCCGGGAGGTCCGGGCGAACTTGCACCGGGCCCAGGGGTATACGGATTCCAAGGGGATTCTCCCGGCGCGCCTGGCCATCCAGGCCTATTGCCGGCAGAAAGGGATCAGGGGCGTAGAGCCGGACGATATTTATATCGGCAATGGGGTCAGCGAGCTGATCGTCAGCGCAATGCAGGGCTTGCTGGATGATGGCGATGAGATTTTGATCCCGGCCCCCGACTATCCGCTCTGGACCGCGGCGGTCAACCTGGCGGGCGGAGTTGCCGTCCACTATCTCTGCGACGAGCAGTCCAATTGGTATCCGGATCTGAAGGATATCAAACGGAAGATCACGCCCCGGACCAAAGGGATCGTGGTGATTAACCCCAACAACCCGACGGGGGCGGTGTATCCCCGGGCGATCCTGGAGCAGATCGTGGAGATGGCGGCGGCCCATGAACTGATCGTCTTTGCCGACGAGATCTACGACCGCATTCTTTACGACGGGGCGGAACATATCGCCCTGGCTTCCCTCTCCGATGACGTGGTTTTTGTGACGATGAACGGCCTTTCCAAGTCGCAACGGATCGCGGGTTACCGGGTGGGGTGGATGGTGGTGAGCGGCAAAAAAGCGGCCGCCAAGGGCTATATCGAAGGCCTCAATATGCTGGCTTCGATGCGGTTGTGCAGTAATGTTCCGGCCCAGTATGCGATCCCTGCCGCTTTAAGCGGGGAGAACAGTATTGCGGACCTGACGAAGCCGGGTGGGCGTCTTTACAACCAGATGGAATTTGCCTGGCGGCGGATCAACGAGATTCCCGGTCTTTCTTGTGTGCGGCCGACGGGGGCCTTTTACCTCTTCCCCAAAGTCGATGTGGCCCGTTTTGGGATCAGCGATGACCAGCAGTTTGTGAAGGACTTTTTGACCGCGGAAAAGGTGCTGCTGGTCCAAGGGACCGGTTTTAACTGGCCCAAGCCCGACCATTTCCGGGTGGTCCTGCTCCCGGAGATTGCCACTTTGAGTTCGGCCCTGGACCGCTTGGAAAAATTCCTAAGCACCTACCGCCAGCAAGGGCAGGTAATGAAAAAGGTGGTCTGA
- a CDS encoding TolC family protein encodes MRKMRKTGGFYLLLVLLLVMTWPGGTAAAVEGITLREAIELALANPNNLGAAQRAVDEAAAKKAQAAAGRWPTISFNTQYTKIGPYTVEMPGMSFPVGMGTVETSTVEKVEASGSYSTSLSLQLPLYMGGKLNSAVKLAGYGVESAGLSYALETENLIQQVIQAYIGFLKVDRMWALSLEQIKILKEHLRLVETNLRLGYAAKTDLLATQIQLTQAELAAVKAEHGRKMAAEHLGNLLGVDPAALVLSSEPRIKAGFTLPALELALQQAEAERPELQSLAVAIRMAEENLKLSKGYWKPSLALIGTYGTQNQSSPTLEDAVWTYTLNLDWRLWSGGAGRAEVEAAAANLHKLQHTWAQSKELIALEVRQNFLAVAEAGRVRELTALIRRQAEENYELIKAKYELGAATNLELLTAQTTLNSALNDQVTAEYDYYLAVAAFYKTLGQTAQFLQEVSEDA; translated from the coding sequence ATGCGCAAGATGCGGAAAACAGGCGGTTTTTATCTCCTTCTTGTTTTACTTTTGGTGATGACATGGCCGGGAGGGACGGCGGCCGCAGTGGAGGGCATTACGCTCCGGGAAGCAATCGAACTGGCTTTGGCCAATCCCAACAATTTAGGGGCGGCCCAACGGGCGGTCGACGAGGCCGCGGCCAAGAAGGCCCAAGCGGCCGCCGGCCGCTGGCCGACCATCTCCTTTAATACGCAGTACACCAAGATAGGGCCGTATACCGTGGAAATGCCCGGGATGTCATTTCCGGTTGGCATGGGCACGGTGGAAACGTCCACCGTGGAAAAAGTGGAGGCTTCGGGCAGTTACTCTACAAGTTTAAGTCTGCAGTTGCCTTTATACATGGGCGGCAAGCTCAACTCTGCGGTTAAACTGGCGGGTTACGGGGTGGAGAGTGCCGGGCTCAGCTATGCCTTGGAGACCGAAAACCTGATTCAACAAGTGATCCAGGCCTACATCGGGTTTTTGAAGGTGGACCGGATGTGGGCGTTGAGCCTGGAACAGATCAAGATCCTCAAAGAACACTTGCGTTTGGTCGAGACCAATCTCCGGCTGGGTTATGCGGCCAAAACCGATCTGCTGGCGACCCAGATCCAGTTGACCCAGGCAGAGCTGGCGGCGGTCAAAGCGGAACACGGGCGGAAGATGGCCGCCGAGCATCTGGGTAATCTTTTGGGGGTTGACCCGGCGGCCTTGGTCTTGAGTTCTGAACCCCGGATCAAAGCCGGTTTTACCCTTCCCGCGTTGGAGCTGGCCCTCCAGCAGGCAGAGGCGGAGCGGCCCGAGCTGCAAAGCTTGGCGGTGGCGATCCGGATGGCGGAAGAGAACCTGAAACTGAGTAAGGGTTACTGGAAGCCCAGTCTGGCGCTGATCGGAACCTATGGGACGCAAAACCAGTCCAGCCCGACGCTGGAGGATGCGGTTTGGACTTACACCTTAAACCTCGACTGGCGGCTATGGTCGGGGGGAGCGGGCCGGGCGGAAGTGGAAGCCGCGGCGGCCAATTTACATAAATTACAACATACTTGGGCGCAGAGCAAGGAACTGATCGCCCTGGAGGTAAGGCAGAACTTCCTGGCCGTCGCCGAAGCCGGCCGGGTGCGGGAGCTGACCGCGCTCATCCGGCGGCAGGCCGAAGAGAATTATGAGTTGATCAAAGCCAAGTATGAGCTGGGGGCCGCCACCAATCTGGAGTTGTTGACTGCCCAGACGACGTTGAACAGTGCCTTAAATGACCAAGTGACGGCGGAATATGATTATTATTTAGCGGTTGCTGCTTTCTACAAAACGCTGGGCC